Proteins encoded together in one Labilibaculum sp. DW002 window:
- the meaB gene encoding methylmalonyl Co-A mutase-associated GTPase MeaB — translation MSDKNKNEHIENAPDYKALKVNSGISKPPSINPRIADRLKMKKRKKHTVDDFVKGILDGNMAILSQAITLVESAKFEHQKIAQEIIERCLPHSGKSTRIGITGVPGAGKSTFIEAFGKHVTSMGHKLAVLAIDPSSERTKGSILGDKTRMEELAVDPHAYIRPSPSAGSLGGVARKTRESLILCEAAGFDTILIETVGVGQSETAVHSMVDFFLLIQIAGAGDELQGIKRGIMEMADAIAINKCDGSNVTKAQLARVQFENALHLFPLSPSQWSPKVLTCSSIEKKGVDDIWNTIMDYCKHTFENGYFDNRRSEQAKYWMYETINEQLRDNFYHDNVIKNMIPDFETKVLNDEMSSFIAAYKLLNTYYDQVKNKE, via the coding sequence ATGTCAGATAAAAATAAAAACGAACATATCGAAAATGCTCCTGATTATAAAGCTTTAAAAGTAAACTCAGGAATAAGTAAGCCACCTTCAATCAACCCTCGCATAGCGGATCGATTGAAGATGAAGAAAAGAAAAAAGCATACTGTTGATGACTTTGTGAAAGGGATTTTGGATGGTAATATGGCTATATTAAGTCAGGCCATAACATTAGTTGAGAGTGCTAAGTTTGAGCATCAAAAAATAGCTCAGGAAATCATTGAGCGTTGTTTGCCTCATTCTGGTAAGTCAACAAGAATTGGTATTACTGGTGTTCCGGGTGCAGGAAAAAGTACTTTTATCGAAGCATTTGGAAAGCATGTTACAAGTATGGGACATAAGCTTGCTGTTTTAGCAATAGACCCGAGTAGCGAACGAACAAAAGGTAGTATTCTTGGGGATAAAACAAGAATGGAGGAACTGGCTGTAGACCCTCATGCTTATATCCGACCTTCTCCTTCAGCGGGGTCGCTAGGTGGTGTTGCGCGTAAAACACGAGAGAGCTTAATTCTATGTGAAGCTGCAGGTTTTGATACAATTCTTATTGAAACTGTAGGTGTTGGTCAATCAGAAACAGCTGTTCATTCTATGGTTGATTTCTTTTTATTGATTCAGATTGCAGGAGCAGGAGATGAGCTACAAGGGATCAAGCGTGGTATTATGGAGATGGCAGATGCCATTGCTATTAATAAGTGCGATGGATCTAATGTAACCAAAGCACAGTTAGCTCGCGTTCAGTTCGAAAATGCTTTACATTTGTTTCCTTTGTCACCATCCCAATGGTCTCCTAAAGTGTTAACCTGTTCCTCAATAGAGAAAAAAGGGGTTGACGATATTTGGAACACTATTATGGATTATTGCAAGCATACATTCGAGAATGGCTACTTCGATAATAGAAGAAGTGAACAAGCTAAATATTGGATGTATGAAACAATTAATGAGCAATTACGTGATAATTTCTATCACGATAATGTGATAAAAAATATGATTCCTGATTTTGAGACAAAAGTTTTAAATGACGAAATGAGCTCTTTTATTGCAGCTTATAAATTATTGAATACCTATTACGATCAAGTGAAAAATAAAGAATAA
- a CDS encoding redoxin domain-containing protein: protein MKKIFIAVSAIGLFLASCNSADQYKLTGKVAGMTEGKVYLSKPQDSKLVKVDSTVIGENGFSFEGTVESPEMYYIELEGQKGAIQLFLENSVISVDANLENLREAKVVGSANQDIMLAFGESQKAVQEKQQSMYQEYQKAMQAKNQTAADSIRGEFDKSEEVKTAANMEFVKANANTVAAGFIAQRMSGQMEIQEMEDLYNLLGEAAKESSYGVKINEKINTMKKVAVGQPAPDFTLNTPEGTPLSLSSLKGKVVVIDFWASWCGPCRRENPHMVEIYNELSPKGVEFLGVSLDKDKDKWLKAIEDDGLIWKHVSDLQYWNSKVVKSYAVSGVPFTLLVDQNGNIAGTKLHGEELKAAIEKLLQ from the coding sequence ATGAAGAAAATTTTCATCGCGGTTTCTGCGATTGGGCTTTTTTTAGCCTCTTGTAACTCTGCAGATCAATATAAGTTGACTGGGAAAGTTGCTGGTATGACTGAAGGAAAAGTATACCTTTCTAAACCTCAAGATAGTAAGTTAGTAAAGGTAGATTCTACTGTTATTGGAGAAAATGGTTTCTCTTTTGAAGGTACAGTAGAAAGTCCAGAAATGTATTATATTGAATTAGAAGGGCAAAAGGGAGCTATCCAGTTGTTTTTAGAGAATTCTGTAATTTCTGTTGATGCAAATCTTGAGAATTTGAGAGAAGCAAAAGTTGTTGGTTCTGCAAATCAAGATATTATGCTTGCTTTTGGTGAATCTCAGAAAGCTGTTCAAGAGAAGCAGCAAAGCATGTATCAGGAATACCAAAAAGCAATGCAGGCTAAAAATCAAACTGCTGCAGATTCTATTCGTGGTGAATTTGATAAGTCAGAAGAAGTGAAGACGGCTGCAAATATGGAATTTGTGAAAGCAAATGCAAATACTGTTGCTGCTGGCTTTATTGCTCAAAGAATGTCTGGTCAGATGGAGATACAAGAAATGGAAGACTTATATAACCTTTTAGGGGAAGCTGCAAAAGAATCTTCATATGGTGTTAAGATTAATGAAAAGATTAACACGATGAAAAAAGTTGCAGTTGGTCAACCAGCTCCTGATTTTACTTTAAATACACCTGAAGGAACTCCTTTGAGTCTTTCTAGCCTTAAAGGTAAGGTTGTTGTTATCGATTTTTGGGCATCATGGTGTGGTCCTTGTCGTAGAGAGAATCCTCATATGGTAGAAATTTACAATGAATTAAGCCCTAAAGGTGTTGAATTCTTAGGTGTTTCTTTAGATAAGGATAAAGATAAGTGGTTGAAAGCAATTGAAGATGATGGGTTAATTTGGAAACACGTTTCTGATTTACAATATTGGAATTCTAAAGTTGTAAAGTCTTATGCTGTAAGTGGTGTACCTTTTACTCTTTTGGTTGATCAGAATGGAAACATTGCTGGAACAAAATTACACGGAGAAGAATTGAAAGCTGCTATTGAAAAATTACTTCAGTAA
- a CDS encoding metal ABC transporter solute-binding protein, Zn/Mn family: MNTINKIILFLFAIVVMSCQSGKIEKENNLLSVSILPQKYFIERIAGDDFKVNVLIPPGASPATYEPTPMQMTGVAKSIAYLRIGHIPFEHAWLSNLIEGAGEIKVVDLSKGIELVKGMAVKHGDHFHEGGIDPHVWSSPLSVKIIAKNTFETLVAYAPEKKGEYEKNYNAFLVELEELDRMALEAFQAKQGKSFMIFHPALSYLARDYGLNQISVELDGKEPSPTHMKHLVEEAKSKGINQIFVQKQFNVENAKAIMAEIGGEVIQIDPLSEDWLSEMKRIINILKD; this comes from the coding sequence ATGAATACAATAAACAAAATTATTTTATTTCTGTTTGCCATTGTGGTAATGTCTTGTCAATCAGGAAAAATAGAAAAAGAGAACAACTTACTTTCGGTAAGTATTTTACCGCAAAAATATTTCATAGAGCGAATCGCTGGCGATGATTTTAAGGTTAATGTGTTGATTCCTCCTGGAGCAAGCCCTGCAACCTATGAACCAACACCAATGCAAATGACAGGTGTAGCAAAATCGATTGCTTACTTAAGAATTGGTCACATCCCTTTCGAACATGCATGGTTATCTAATTTAATTGAAGGAGCAGGCGAAATTAAGGTCGTTGACTTGTCAAAAGGAATTGAGTTAGTAAAAGGAATGGCAGTTAAACATGGCGACCATTTTCATGAAGGTGGAATTGATCCGCATGTGTGGTCATCGCCTTTAAGTGTTAAAATAATTGCGAAGAATACATTCGAGACATTGGTTGCATATGCGCCAGAAAAGAAGGGTGAATACGAAAAAAATTACAATGCCTTTTTAGTAGAATTAGAAGAATTGGATCGAATGGCTCTTGAGGCTTTTCAAGCGAAACAAGGGAAATCATTTATGATTTTTCATCCTGCTTTATCTTATTTGGCCCGAGATTATGGTTTGAATCAAATATCGGTTGAATTGGATGGAAAAGAACCTTCTCCTACTCATATGAAACATTTGGTAGAAGAAGCAAAAAGCAAGGGAATTAATCAGATTTTTGTGCAAAAACAATTTAATGTGGAAAATGCCAAGGCAATTATGGCTGAGATTGGTGGAGAAGTAATTCAGATTGATCCCTTATCAGAAGATTGGCTAAGTGAAATGAAGCGCATCATCAATATACTTAAAGATTGA
- a CDS encoding metal ABC transporter ATP-binding protein, producing the protein MKNILELKSVTAGYDNKVVLKDVNLTVKENDFLGVIGPNGGGKTTLLKVILGSLKTIQGEILPEGNDRCNIGYLPQINQIDNKFPIQVKDVILSGLMSHKRLFGRYGKEDKLRAGELMTQMGILHLRNKNIGELSGGQLQRVFLCRAIISDPQILILDEPDTYVDSHFETELYGVLDQLNDHMAIIVVSHDVGTISSHVKTIACVNGSLCYHDSNIINEEQLKTYNCPIDLITHGEVPHRVLKHHH; encoded by the coding sequence ATGAAAAATATTCTGGAACTGAAATCTGTAACTGCTGGTTACGACAATAAAGTTGTCTTAAAGGATGTGAACCTCACAGTTAAGGAAAATGATTTCTTAGGCGTTATTGGACCTAATGGAGGAGGAAAAACAACTCTACTTAAGGTGATTTTGGGATCATTGAAAACCATACAAGGTGAAATTTTGCCTGAAGGTAATGATCGATGCAATATTGGTTACTTACCACAAATCAATCAGATTGATAATAAGTTTCCAATTCAGGTAAAAGATGTTATTCTTTCGGGTCTAATGTCTCACAAAAGATTATTCGGAAGATATGGAAAAGAGGATAAGCTTCGCGCCGGTGAGTTGATGACTCAAATGGGTATTCTTCACCTTAGAAATAAGAATATTGGAGAACTATCAGGAGGTCAGTTGCAACGTGTTTTTCTTTGTAGAGCCATAATTTCTGATCCACAGATTTTAATATTAGATGAGCCTGACACCTATGTTGATAGTCATTTCGAAACGGAATTGTATGGTGTTTTAGATCAGCTCAACGATCATATGGCTATTATTGTTGTTTCGCATGATGTAGGAACCATCAGTTCACATGTAAAAACCATAGCCTGTGTTAACGGAAGCTTGTGTTATCACGATTCGAACATTATTAACGAAGAACAGCTTAAAACTTATAATTGTCCTATCGATTTGATTACACATGGCGAAGTTCCTCATCGCGTACTAAAGCATCATCATTAA
- a CDS encoding metal ABC transporter permease, with the protein MNSLIELFQYNFFLNAVGAALLASISCGIIGTYIVARRIVFISGGITHASFGGIGIAWFLGLNPVLGAAVFGVFSALGIEWVSKKTDVRQDSVIGILWALGMALGIIFIYMTPGYAPNLMSFLFGNILTVGSLDLYLLLALCIVTITIFIFFIRPILFVAFDEEFARTQKAPVQFLNYLMISLVALAIVLNIRVVGIILVISFLTIPQTIAGMFTSDFKKMILGSIGFGILGSFIGLLVSYEINAPSGATIIFSFVILFVVAKIIQLIMISVKRKNNSLRENKITVN; encoded by the coding sequence ATGAATTCATTAATAGAATTGTTTCAATATAATTTCTTTTTAAATGCTGTAGGTGCGGCTTTATTGGCAAGTATATCATGTGGTATAATTGGAACTTATATTGTCGCACGCCGTATTGTATTTATTAGTGGTGGTATAACGCATGCATCCTTTGGGGGAATTGGCATCGCCTGGTTTTTAGGTTTGAACCCTGTACTTGGCGCTGCGGTATTTGGTGTATTCTCGGCTTTGGGTATCGAATGGGTATCGAAAAAAACTGATGTTCGGCAAGATTCAGTTATTGGTATTCTTTGGGCACTTGGTATGGCTCTGGGTATCATTTTCATTTATATGACACCTGGTTATGCCCCAAACCTAATGAGTTTCTTATTTGGAAATATATTAACGGTAGGCTCTTTAGATTTATATCTGTTATTGGCTTTGTGTATTGTTACCATTACCATCTTTATCTTTTTTATTAGGCCAATACTATTTGTTGCCTTTGATGAGGAATTTGCACGAACACAAAAGGCTCCTGTTCAGTTTCTAAATTATTTAATGATATCATTAGTGGCTTTAGCCATTGTGTTAAACATAAGAGTTGTAGGAATTATTTTGGTTATTTCTTTCCTCACAATTCCTCAGACCATTGCTGGGATGTTTACAAGCGATTTTAAGAAAATGATATTGGGTTCAATAGGATTTGGTATTTTAGGTTCTTTTATTGGTTTGTTGGTTTCATATGAGATCAATGCGCCATCGGGAGCCACTATTATTTTTTCGTTTGTTATTCTTTTTGTTGTCGCTAAAATCATTCAGTTAATTATGATTTCGGTGAAAAGAAAGAATAATTCTTTACGAGAAAATAAGATCACGGTAAATTAA
- the lpdA gene encoding dihydrolipoyl dehydrogenase, giving the protein MTYDLIVVGSGPGGYVAAIRGAQLGMNVAVVERAELGGICLNWGCIPTKSLLKSAQVYDYMKHSADYGIAVEGEIKPDFEKIVERSRGVANKMSAGIQYLLKKNKVTVINGFGKLTVDKKLEVLAEDGSKTNYEAKHIILATGARSRELPNLPQDGKKIIGYRKALTLDKLPKSMIVVGSGAIGSEFAYFYSSLGTQVTLVEFMPTILPIEDEEVSKQMGRSFKKNKIKVMVKSSVESVEGEEGDLKVNIKNKKGEIEVHECEIVLSAVGISPNTENIGLEEAGVETKNGRVVVDDYFRTNVEGVYAIGDILEGPALAHVASAEGICCVEKIMGMNVEPIDYTTIPGCTYTTPEVASMGLTEKAAKEAGHEIKVGKFPFSASGKASAAGANEGFVKLIFDAKYGELLGAHMVGANVTEMIAELVTARKLETTGHELIKAIHPHPTMSEAVMEAAAAAYDEVIHI; this is encoded by the coding sequence ATGACTTACGATTTAATAGTAGTAGGAAGTGGACCAGGTGGTTATGTTGCTGCCATTAGAGGGGCACAATTGGGTATGAACGTTGCCGTAGTTGAACGTGCTGAACTAGGTGGTATTTGTTTAAACTGGGGATGTATCCCAACCAAATCCTTATTAAAATCAGCTCAGGTTTACGATTATATGAAGCATTCTGCTGATTATGGTATAGCTGTTGAAGGTGAAATTAAGCCTGATTTTGAAAAGATAGTTGAGCGTAGCCGTGGGGTTGCTAATAAGATGAGTGCCGGTATTCAGTACTTACTTAAAAAGAATAAGGTTACTGTGATCAATGGTTTTGGTAAACTTACTGTTGACAAAAAGCTGGAGGTTTTAGCTGAAGATGGTAGCAAAACAAACTACGAGGCTAAGCACATTATTTTAGCTACAGGTGCTCGCTCTCGCGAATTGCCAAACTTACCACAGGATGGTAAAAAAATCATTGGTTACCGTAAGGCGCTAACGCTTGACAAATTACCTAAATCGATGATTGTTGTTGGTTCCGGTGCTATTGGGTCTGAGTTTGCTTACTTCTACTCAAGTTTGGGAACTCAAGTCACTTTAGTTGAGTTTATGCCAACCATTCTTCCTATTGAGGACGAAGAGGTTTCTAAGCAAATGGGACGTTCTTTCAAGAAGAATAAAATTAAAGTCATGGTGAAATCTTCAGTTGAGTCGGTTGAAGGCGAAGAGGGTGACTTGAAAGTAAACATCAAGAATAAAAAAGGTGAGATTGAAGTTCACGAATGTGAGATTGTTCTTTCTGCCGTAGGTATTTCACCAAATACCGAGAACATTGGACTTGAAGAAGCTGGTGTTGAAACTAAAAACGGACGTGTTGTTGTTGATGACTATTTCCGTACCAATGTTGAAGGCGTTTATGCTATTGGTGATATTCTGGAAGGTCCTGCTTTAGCTCACGTTGCTTCGGCTGAAGGGATCTGTTGTGTTGAGAAAATTATGGGAATGAATGTTGAGCCTATCGACTACACAACCATTCCTGGATGTACATATACCACACCTGAAGTTGCTTCGATGGGATTAACTGAGAAAGCGGCTAAGGAAGCCGGTCACGAAATTAAGGTGGGTAAATTCCCATTCTCTGCTTCGGGTAAGGCTAGTGCTGCCGGTGCAAACGAAGGTTTCGTTAAACTGATTTTCGATGCTAAATATGGCGAGCTTTTAGGTGCGCATATGGTAGGTGCTAACGTAACCGAAATGATTGCTGAATTGGTTACGGCTCGTAAGCTTGAAACAACAGGTCACGAGTTAATTAAAGCTATCCACCCTCACCCAACCATGAGTGAAGCGGTAATGGAAGCTGCTGCAGCTGCTTATGATGAAGTGATTCATATCTAA
- a CDS encoding aminopeptidase C produces MKKFLLVPVMALAFCGMSLGQNKGTVDAKMLNDIRSSFSLDASNTAIQNAITNSESIRELSLNRSKIGKTDHFFKYRVAVKGITNQKSSGRCWMFTSMNTIRPNVIKDLNLNSFDFSHNYNYFWDIFEKSNLFLENIIATANKDMDDREVVRYLKSPVDDGGVWNSFFNVAKKYGVVPAEVMPETKVSNKTREINSLLKEKLRGEGYKLRKLVADKASAKEVKAAKVEALKSVYRMLALCLGEPPVDFTWRYKDADGKISEAKKYTPQEFMALVAPEFAKDEMVMIMNDPTREYYKVYEIKNYRNVAEGINWTYLNLPNDEIKAFAMASIKNNQAMYASCDVGKQHNRKAGVMDMNTYDYASLFGVEFDMDKKARILTRQSGSSHAMTLIGVDVDENEKPVKWEFENSWGTSSGNKGYLTFTDEWFSEYMFRVVINKKYLDEKAQKALNSAPIKLPVWDYMF; encoded by the coding sequence ATGAAGAAATTTTTATTGGTACCTGTTATGGCTTTGGCATTTTGCGGAATGTCTTTGGGGCAAAACAAGGGAACTGTAGATGCTAAAATGTTAAACGATATTCGATCTAGTTTTTCTCTAGATGCATCAAATACAGCAATTCAGAATGCAATTACCAATTCGGAAAGCATTAGAGAGCTTTCTCTAAACAGAAGTAAAATTGGAAAAACTGATCATTTTTTCAAGTATAGAGTTGCCGTAAAAGGTATTACCAACCAAAAGAGCTCTGGGCGTTGCTGGATGTTCACATCAATGAACACGATTCGTCCGAATGTTATCAAAGATTTAAACCTTAACTCTTTCGACTTTTCACATAACTACAATTACTTCTGGGATATCTTCGAAAAGTCAAATCTATTCCTTGAGAACATTATCGCTACTGCTAATAAAGATATGGACGACAGAGAAGTTGTTCGTTACTTAAAAAGCCCTGTTGATGATGGTGGTGTTTGGAATTCATTTTTCAATGTAGCTAAGAAATATGGTGTTGTACCTGCTGAAGTAATGCCAGAAACAAAAGTAAGTAACAAGACACGTGAAATCAATAGCCTGTTAAAAGAGAAATTAAGAGGCGAAGGGTATAAGCTTCGTAAATTGGTTGCTGATAAAGCTTCTGCAAAAGAAGTGAAAGCTGCAAAAGTAGAAGCGCTAAAGTCTGTGTACAGAATGTTAGCACTTTGTTTGGGTGAGCCTCCTGTTGATTTCACTTGGAGATACAAAGATGCTGATGGCAAAATCAGCGAAGCTAAGAAATATACGCCTCAGGAATTCATGGCTCTTGTAGCTCCTGAATTTGCAAAAGACGAGATGGTAATGATTATGAATGATCCAACTCGTGAATATTATAAGGTTTACGAAATCAAAAACTACCGTAATGTTGCTGAAGGTATTAATTGGACTTACTTAAACTTACCAAATGATGAGATTAAGGCATTCGCAATGGCTTCTATCAAAAATAACCAGGCTATGTATGCATCTTGTGATGTAGGAAAGCAGCACAATCGTAAAGCTGGCGTTATGGATATGAACACCTACGATTATGCTTCTCTTTTTGGTGTTGAGTTCGATATGGATAAAAAAGCCCGAATTCTAACTCGTCAATCAGGTTCTTCTCACGCAATGACTCTAATTGGAGTTGATGTTGATGAGAATGAGAAACCAGTTAAATGGGAATTCGAAAACTCTTGGGGAACTTCTTCTGGAAATAAGGGCTACTTAACTTTCACTGATGAGTGGTTTAGCGAGTACATGTTCCGTGTTGTAATCAACAAGAAGTACTTGGATGAAAAAGCACAGAAAGCTTTAAATTCAGCTCCAATAAAATTACCTGTTTGGGATTATATGTTCTAA
- a CDS encoding Dps family protein: MTNLKSNEAVVELNAQEREIEQLQILLANYQLYYQNLRNFHWNVGGNDFFELHAKFEELYNDASDKVDEVAERVLTLGGHPLGNFSDYVAISTIQEANSNCSGSDMVNQVIESHNILIAKVKEVIVEANENDDEGTLDILPAYVSYLEKLNWMFKAYLR, from the coding sequence ATGACAAATTTAAAAAGTAACGAGGCCGTAGTAGAGTTAAATGCACAAGAGAGAGAAATTGAACAACTTCAAATATTATTAGCAAATTATCAGTTGTATTATCAAAATCTTAGAAACTTTCATTGGAATGTAGGAGGAAACGATTTTTTCGAGTTGCACGCCAAATTTGAAGAGCTATATAACGATGCGAGTGATAAGGTTGATGAGGTAGCAGAGAGAGTTTTAACTTTAGGAGGACATCCTCTTGGTAATTTTTCCGATTATGTGGCAATTTCGACGATTCAGGAAGCAAATTCGAATTGCTCAGGTTCAGATATGGTGAATCAAGTTATTGAATCGCACAACATTTTAATTGCGAAAGTAAAAGAAGTAATTGTTGAAGCAAATGAGAATGATGATGAAGGTACTTTAGATATTTTACCAGCTTACGTTTCATATTTAGAGAAGCTGAACTGGATGTTTAAAGCTTACTTGAGATAA
- a CDS encoding DEAD/DEAH box helicase codes for MFLKKLDQPLLEAIEENGFETPTKVQKACISKIKSGVDLFVKAPEKSGKTSTIIISVIQQLKTEFEDVPRAVIVVPDREAAIELKEKFEAFTEEIDLRIFGEGDAGNLHKLRDIIYAGSDVVIATAKKFNELYSYSGINLNNLKMFIVDDAEMIMKDQLLCEVNRFSEYLPKSQKIVFTTRINKRMQDYMENFMNFPQIVEIEEEIEEEIKEEKE; via the coding sequence ATGTTTTTAAAAAAATTAGATCAGCCGCTTTTGGAAGCAATTGAAGAAAATGGCTTTGAAACGCCTACAAAAGTGCAAAAAGCTTGCATCTCTAAAATAAAGAGTGGTGTAGATTTATTTGTTAAGGCTCCCGAAAAATCTGGAAAAACCAGTACTATTATCATTAGCGTTATTCAGCAATTAAAAACTGAATTTGAAGATGTACCCAGAGCTGTTATTGTTGTTCCTGATAGAGAAGCAGCTATTGAATTAAAAGAAAAATTCGAAGCTTTTACTGAAGAGATAGACCTACGAATATTCGGCGAGGGTGATGCAGGGAACTTGCACAAATTGCGTGATATCATTTATGCAGGGTCGGATGTGGTTATCGCAACGGCTAAGAAATTTAACGAACTGTACTCTTATAGCGGTATCAACTTGAATAACCTGAAAATGTTTATTGTTGATGATGCTGAAATGATCATGAAAGATCAACTACTTTGTGAGGTTAATCGCTTTTCAGAATATCTTCCTAAATCTCAGAAAATTGTTTTTACAACAAGGATTAACAAGAGAATGCAAGATTATATGGAAAACTTTATGAATTTCCCGCAAATAGTAGAAATTGAAGAAGAGATCGAAGAAGAAATAAAAGAAGAAAAAGAATAA
- a CDS encoding vWA domain-containing protein: protein MKTKALFLSIVGILIGCNLFANIISGTVYDDSKMPLPGVSIINKGTIKGVVTDFDGKYSIDTEKGDILVYSFVGMITQEIKIKDQSIINVVLKSSQIGMDEVIVVGYGKRYKRAKKNKSVASHLQGQVAGVYAIQDCDMEIEMDMDVSYCYPINKEFNTEGYSTIRENGYKNAVKSPLSTFSIDVDAASYSNVRRFLTDGRKPPVDAVRIEEMINYFNYDYAQPEGEHPFSINHEVAECPWNSENLLLHIGLQGKKVLNENLPASNLVFLLDVSGSMDSSNKLPLLKKAFKLLVNQLREDDKVAIVVYAGNSGLVLPSTTGNRKKDILEALNRLNAGGSTAGASGLKLAYKVARENFIDGGNNRIIMATDGDFNVGQSSNAELERLIEKEREHGTFISVLGFGMGNYKDDKMEIIADKGNGNYAYIDNILEAKKVLVNEFGGTLFTIAKDVKIQIEFNPAIVAEYRLVGYENRLLANEDFANDKKDAGELGSGHSVTAIYEVKLNENNKKQNQELKYQNTSLNTKAYNKDEIATVKFRYKKPTGKKSTLIEQIIPNSLMAKNELSNNYKFSAAVAGFGLILRESKFKGNCSYDMLINLAQQSKGEDKEGYRSEFIRLMKLANHL, encoded by the coding sequence ATGAAAACAAAAGCATTATTTCTTAGCATCGTAGGTATACTAATTGGTTGTAATTTATTCGCAAACATCATTTCCGGAACTGTATATGATGATAGTAAAATGCCTTTACCCGGCGTAAGTATCATTAATAAAGGAACCATAAAAGGTGTCGTTACTGATTTCGATGGGAAATACAGTATCGATACAGAAAAAGGAGATATACTGGTCTATTCATTTGTTGGTATGATAACGCAAGAAATCAAAATAAAAGATCAATCTATTATCAATGTTGTTCTTAAATCATCTCAAATTGGCATGGATGAAGTGATAGTAGTCGGATACGGAAAGAGGTATAAAAGAGCAAAAAAGAATAAATCTGTAGCTTCTCATTTACAAGGACAGGTGGCAGGTGTCTATGCAATACAAGATTGCGATATGGAAATAGAAATGGATATGGATGTATCATATTGCTATCCTATCAATAAAGAATTCAATACCGAAGGATATTCTACAATTCGTGAAAACGGATATAAGAATGCTGTTAAAAGTCCACTTTCTACTTTTTCGATTGATGTAGATGCTGCTTCTTACAGTAATGTTCGTCGTTTTTTAACAGATGGAAGAAAACCGCCCGTTGATGCTGTTCGTATTGAAGAAATGATCAACTACTTTAATTACGATTATGCGCAACCCGAAGGAGAGCATCCATTTTCGATCAATCATGAAGTAGCCGAATGTCCTTGGAACTCAGAAAACCTACTGCTTCACATTGGCTTGCAAGGGAAAAAAGTTTTGAATGAAAACTTACCCGCTTCTAACCTAGTTTTCCTTTTGGATGTTTCCGGATCAATGGATTCTTCAAATAAACTGCCATTGTTGAAAAAAGCATTCAAACTATTGGTAAATCAATTACGAGAAGATGATAAAGTGGCGATAGTTGTTTATGCAGGGAATTCAGGCTTGGTGCTTCCATCTACAACTGGAAACAGAAAGAAAGACATTTTAGAAGCTTTAAACAGATTAAATGCTGGCGGATCTACTGCAGGAGCATCAGGTTTAAAATTGGCCTATAAAGTTGCCCGAGAAAATTTTATTGATGGCGGCAACAATCGAATCATAATGGCAACGGATGGTGATTTTAACGTAGGACAATCGAGTAATGCCGAATTGGAACGATTGATTGAAAAAGAGCGTGAGCACGGAACATTTATATCGGTACTTGGCTTTGGAATGGGAAATTACAAAGACGATAAAATGGAGATTATTGCTGATAAAGGAAATGGTAATTATGCCTATATCGATAATATTCTTGAAGCCAAAAAAGTATTGGTTAATGAATTTGGTGGTACTTTATTTACAATTGCTAAAGATGTGAAAATACAAATTGAATTCAACCCAGCTATTGTTGCTGAATACCGATTGGTTGGATATGAGAATAGGTTGTTAGCTAATGAAGATTTTGCAAACGACAAAAAGGATGCTGGCGAATTGGGATCTGGTCATAGTGTTACGGCAATTTATGAAGTAAAGCTAAACGAAAACAATAAAAAGCAAAATCAGGAATTAAAATACCAGAACACAAGTTTAAATACGAAGGCTTACAATAAAGATGAAATTGCGACCGTAAAATTCCGCTACAAAAAGCCTACAGGTAAAAAAAGCACACTTATCGAACAGATCATTCCAAATAGCTTAATGGCTAAAAATGAATTGTCGAACAACTACAAATTCTCGGCTGCCGTTGCAGGCTTTGGCTTGATTCTTAGGGAATCCAAATTTAAAGGAAACTGCTCTTACGATATGTTAATTAATTTGGCACAACAATCTAAAGGGGAAGATAAAGAAGGATACAGAAGTGAATTTATTCGCTTAATGAAACTGGCAAATCATCTATAG